The following coding sequences are from one Halorubrum sp. BOL3-1 window:
- the pyrI gene encoding aspartate carbamoyltransferase regulatory subunit yields the protein MSEHELRVSKIRDGTVIDHVEGGQALNVLAILGIDGSEGHGVSVGMNVPSDRLGRKDIVKVEDRELSQSEVDVLSLIAPEATINIVRDFEVVEKNRVTRPDSVSGVLSCPNRNCITNADEPIETQFDVVADGVRCDYCATILRADIAAHIDV from the coding sequence CACGAACTCCGCGTCTCGAAGATCCGCGACGGGACCGTCATCGACCACGTCGAGGGCGGACAGGCGCTGAACGTCCTCGCAATCTTAGGCATCGACGGCTCCGAGGGACACGGCGTCTCGGTCGGCATGAACGTCCCCTCCGACCGACTCGGGCGCAAGGACATCGTGAAAGTCGAGGACAGGGAGCTGTCGCAGTCGGAGGTGGACGTCCTCTCGCTCATCGCGCCCGAGGCGACGATCAACATCGTCCGCGACTTCGAGGTCGTCGAGAAGAACCGCGTCACCCGCCCGGACAGCGTGTCGGGCGTGCTGTCGTGCCCGAACCGGAACTGTATCACCAACGCGGACGAACCGATCGAGACGCAGTTCGACGTCGTCGCCGACGGCGTACGTTGCGACTACTGCGCGACGATCCTGCGTGCGGACATCGCCGCCCATATCGACGTCTGA